A genomic segment from Nicotiana sylvestris chromosome 1, ASM39365v2, whole genome shotgun sequence encodes:
- the LOC104224263 gene encoding uncharacterized protein produces MLGQAQPQTVEQNDDVTELEEAGTLVEEVELLEEEVKQKAERIAEYRGRILAQLETKLSSIFAAQRPVLETRFDDGSVFQSGPSSDPCSSDVGGPTNIAMLAGEDRKEAEKIQLLKKKNLESASAIPVALNRMKDCMARIDKLQSCNGVIHPTFKRKRSS; encoded by the exons ATGTTGGGTCAAGCTCAGCCACAAACCGTGGAGCAAAATGATGACGTAACCGAACTGGAAGAAGCAGGAACACTGGTGGAAGAGGTAGAATTACTGGAGGAAGAAGTTAAGCAAAAGGCTGAGAGAATAGCGGAGTACCGGGGCAGAATTCTTGCTCAGCTTGAAACTAAGCTCTCTTCCATTTTTGCGGCTCAAAGACCCGTTTTGGAGACCCGTTTTGACGACGGATCCGTATTTCAATCTGGGCCCTCTAGTGATCCCTGCAGCTCCG ATGTTGGAGGACCAACTAATATTGCCATGTTAGCTGgagaggaccggaaagaagctgAGAAAATACAGCTCCTTAAAAAGAAGAATTTGGAGAGTGCTTCTGCTATACCCGTTGCATTAAATAGGATGAAGGATTGTATGGCAAGGATTGATAAACTACAATCATGCAACGGAGTCATACATCCTACCTTTAAAAGGAAAAGGAGTAGCTGA
- the LOC104224268 gene encoding F-box/kelch-repeat protein SKIP4 yields MEGLYSELENFVQTENMLDNDQSVEVEDSGSGGNSELDPEVSPLIPGLPDDIALFCLARVPRRYHALLKCVSRKWRDLVCGEEWYSYRKKHHLQESRIYALGRDKSEQLCCYVLDPTRLKRGWKPILGLPHRCIRRKGVGFQVLGKKLFLFGGCGWIEDATNEVYCYDAAMNKWNQAASLAVPRCYCVSEVFDEKIFAIGGIGPNSSNLPSWETYNPETMSWTLRENSNIFPDIEDSIVLDGKIYIRGVSSPLTPAVPAFFFEPSSTTWQPAAFDLASGWHGPAVVVGGMLYVLDQSSGTRLMMWQKDIRQWVAVGRLSPLLTKPPCRLVAVGNDIFIIGKGLSTVVFNVENARNMDGVLMSTSIPKSISDDDVISCKAITI; encoded by the exons ATGGAAGGATTGTATTCTGAGTTGGAGAATTTTGTTCAGACAGAAAATATGTTGGATAATGACCAGTCGGTGGAGGTTGAGGACAGTGGGTCGGGGGGAAATAGTGAATTAGATCCAGAGGTATCACCATTAATTCCTGGGCTTCCTGATGACATTGCACTTTTCTGCTTGGCAAGGGTTCCTAGAAGGTATCACGCGCTTCTCAAATGTGTGTCAAGAAAATGGAGAGACTTGGTTTGTGGTGAAGAGTGGTACTCCTACAGAAAGAAACATCATCTCCAGGAGAGTCGGATTTATGCCTTAGGTAGAGACAAGTCTGAACAGCTGTGCTGTTATGTATTGGACCCGACTCGCTTAAAAAGGGGATGGAAGCCCATTCTAGGACTTCCGCATCGCTGCATAAGGAGAAAAGGTGTGGGCTTTCAAGTGTTAGGGAAGAAACTATTCCTATTCGGTGGATGTGGCTGGATCGAAGATGCTACTAATGAAGTCTATTGCTATGATGCTGCCATGAATAAGTGGAATCAAGCTGCTTCCTTGGCGGTTCCAAG GTGCTACTGTGTGTCTGAAGTGTTTGATGAAAAAATCTTTGCAATTGGGGGCATAGGGCCTAATTCCAGTAATTTACCTTCCTGGGAGACTTACAACCCGGAAACAATGAGTTGGACTTTGCGTGAAAATTCCAACATTTTTCCTGATATTGAAGATTCCATAGTCTTGGATGGGAAAATTTACATTCGCGGTGTTTCTTCACCTCTAACACCTGCAGTGCCTGCATTTTTCTTTGAACCTTCTAGCACCACATGGCAGCCGGCAGCTTTTGACTTAGCGTCAGGTTGGCATGGTCCAGCAGTCGTTGTAGGCGGAATGCTTTATGTGTTAGATCAGTCTTCAGGTACCAGGTTGATGATGTGGCAAAAGGATATAAGGCAGTGGGTGGCAGTGGGGAGATTGTCGCCCCTATTGACAAAGCCTCCCTGTCGGCTGGTGGCCGTTGGGAATGACATCTTTATTATTGGAAAGGGGCTTAGCACTGTGGTATTTAATGTTGAAAATGCAAGGAACATGGATGGGGTGTTGATGAGCACTTCCATTCCCAAGTCAATATCTgatgatgatgtaataagctgTAAAGCAATCACAATTTAG